The Williamsoniiplasma somnilux genome includes a window with the following:
- a CDS encoding CTP synthase, with product MAKYVFVTGGVVSGLGKGITGSSLGRLLKNSGLNVFMQKFDPYLNVDPGTMSPYQHGEVYVTDDGGETDLDLGHYERFIDVNLSKKSSTSSGRIYLDVLEAERRGDWGGKTVQVIPHITDHIKNKVYMAGEDKKIDVVITEIGGTVGDIESLPFFEALRQIRMEKGKENVLFLHVGLVPYIEASKEYKTKPIQHSVKEMLSLGIQPDIIVTRSDKPTGDEIKRKISAFCNVPHQNVIDAIDTDSIYKVPVAMQKQDLHKIVIEQLKLKKAKPVEMSEWNKFIQNINDSKVDFEVTFVGKYTEMPDAYLSVVESLKIAGYQAKRKLKINWVDASLVNDKNYKTILKNAKGILVPGGFGERGVEGMMLAAKYARENDVPYLGICLGMQIATIELARNILGLKTANSTEFDKNTKDPIIDFIKGIDKNNIGGTLRLGKMKTTLKPKTLASKLYGDKEIWERHRHRYEFNNIYRERMEKEAGVVFSGIYVEKNLVEIIELPKNKFFIAAQYHPEFTSRPNKPNPLFKGFVEAVIKNK from the coding sequence ATGGCAAAGTATGTTTTTGTTACAGGTGGAGTTGTATCTGGTCTAGGTAAAGGAATTACTGGATCTTCACTTGGGAGATTATTAAAAAATTCAGGATTAAATGTTTTTATGCAAAAATTTGATCCTTATTTAAATGTGGATCCAGGAACAATGTCTCCGTATCAACATGGTGAAGTTTATGTAACTGATGATGGAGGAGAAACTGATTTAGATTTAGGTCATTATGAAAGATTTATTGATGTCAATCTTTCTAAAAAATCTTCAACTTCTTCAGGAAGAATTTATTTAGACGTTTTAGAAGCAGAACGTCGTGGAGATTGAGGCGGCAAAACTGTCCAAGTTATTCCGCATATTACAGATCATATTAAAAATAAAGTTTATATGGCTGGTGAAGATAAAAAAATAGATGTTGTAATTACTGAAATTGGTGGAACTGTTGGAGATATTGAATCTTTACCTTTTTTTGAAGCACTAAGACAAATCAGAATGGAAAAAGGGAAAGAAAATGTACTTTTCTTACACGTTGGATTAGTTCCTTATATTGAAGCTTCAAAAGAATATAAAACCAAACCTATTCAACATTCAGTAAAAGAGATGCTAAGTTTAGGAATTCAACCAGATATTATTGTGACTCGAAGTGACAAACCAACTGGTGATGAAATCAAGAGAAAAATTTCGGCATTTTGTAATGTCCCTCACCAAAACGTTATCGATGCAATAGATACTGATTCAATTTATAAAGTACCTGTGGCTATGCAAAAACAAGATCTTCATAAAATTGTCATCGAACAACTTAAATTAAAAAAAGCAAAACCAGTTGAAATGAGTGAATGAAATAAATTTATTCAAAATATCAACGATTCAAAAGTTGATTTTGAAGTAACATTTGTTGGTAAATATACCGAAATGCCTGATGCCTATCTTTCGGTTGTTGAATCTTTGAAAATTGCGGGATATCAAGCTAAACGTAAATTAAAAATTAATTGAGTTGATGCATCACTTGTTAATGACAAAAACTACAAAACAATTTTAAAAAATGCTAAAGGAATTTTGGTTCCTGGTGGTTTTGGAGAGCGTGGTGTTGAAGGTATGATGTTGGCTGCCAAATATGCTAGAGAAAACGATGTACCTTATTTAGGTATTTGTTTAGGAATGCAAATCGCAACTATTGAATTAGCAAGAAACATTTTAGGATTGAAAACAGCAAATTCCACAGAGTTTGATAAAAATACTAAAGATCCAATTATTGATTTTATTAAAGGAATTGATAAAAATAATATTGGTGGTACTTTAAGATTAGGGAAAATGAAAACAACATTAAAACCTAAAACATTAGCATCTAAGTTATATGGGGATAAAGAAATTTGAGAGCGTCACAGACACCGCTATGAATTTAATAACATTTATCGTGAGCGTATGGAAAAAGAAGCTGGAGTTGTTTTTTCAGGAATTTATGTTGAAAAGAATCTTGTTGAAATTATTGAACTGCCAAAAAATAAATTTTTTATCGCAGCTCAATATCATCCAGAATTTACTTCAAGACCAAACAAGCCTAATCCTTTATTTAAAGGATTTGTTGAAGCGGTTATAAAAAATAAATAA
- a CDS encoding ATP-binding cassette domain-containing protein, giving the protein MKTIIQIKDLKKSFGKKEVLKGINLEIKEGERIAILGGNGAGKTTLVEIIAQTSKQTSGDIQIDIPGNLKKEIGIQFQNGEWPAGISANDMIQFYKAMFPNFTDEWEKKLNSVFEIDEFRKRHLNRLSGGQKQRFNAMISVLNNPKIVILDELTTGLDMLLQFKIIEFYKTNTANTNQTLILVSHSPEEVELLCERMIIIHKGLVGFDQPVKEVVNKYGSVRKAMDLYFAGGLI; this is encoded by the coding sequence ATGAAAACAATAATTCAAATCAAAGATTTAAAAAAATCTTTTGGTAAAAAAGAAGTTCTTAAAGGAATTAATTTAGAAATTAAAGAAGGTGAAAGAATTGCTATCTTGGGTGGTAATGGTGCTGGTAAAACAACACTTGTTGAAATCATCGCCCAAACTTCTAAACAAACATCAGGTGATATTCAAATTGACATTCCTGGAAATTTGAAAAAAGAAATTGGTATTCAATTTCAAAATGGTGAATGACCTGCAGGGATTAGTGCTAATGACATGATTCAATTCTATAAAGCAATGTTTCCTAACTTCACCGATGAATGAGAAAAAAAATTAAATTCTGTTTTTGAAATTGATGAATTTAGAAAAAGACATTTAAATCGTTTATCTGGTGGACAAAAACAAAGATTTAATGCTATGATTTCAGTTTTAAATAACCCTAAAATTGTGATTCTTGACGAATTAACAACTGGTTTAGATATGTTATTGCAATTTAAAATTATTGAATTTTATAAAACTAATACCGCAAACACAAATCAAACATTGATATTAGTTTCACATAGTCCTGAAGAAGTAGAGTTATTATGTGAAAGAATGATTATCATCCACAAAGGTCTTGTCGGATTTGATCAACCTGTTAAAGAAGTGGTTAATAAATATGGTTCAGTCAGAAAAGCGATGGACTTATATTTTGCAGGAGGTTTAATTTAA
- a CDS encoding ABC transporter permease, which yields MKTDFKLKQNTRAFNNVFLLVFKSFVRNPRGPLFMYVVPTFFMILFYFVLDFAPDSSGINQAKILLPYSVLPALTILTSLTPAIIEWKNSVLLKRVEITGISKSLFLLALWFVYFIIGLSGVIVEMLVALIIGQKDFLDVLSSLDWGLFIVGIVLTIFTSIAISSFIGGIMSSDGAAQGVIMMLYFFSIFMSGIMLPPAIIEGQVVTRIISFILPHKYAVYPLLYAQNSVGLQSFHEVWVPILISIGIIISFFVVTSFTFKWSSKK from the coding sequence ATGAAAACAGATTTCAAATTAAAACAAAACACTCGTGCTTTCAACAATGTTTTTCTATTAGTGTTTAAATCTTTCGTTAGAAATCCACGTGGACCATTGTTCATGTATGTGGTACCAACATTCTTTATGATTTTATTTTATTTTGTTTTGGATTTTGCCCCAGATTCTAGCGGGATTAACCAAGCAAAAATTTTACTACCTTATTCCGTATTACCAGCTCTAACGATTTTAACCTCATTAACTCCAGCGATTATTGAATGAAAAAATTCTGTACTTTTAAAAAGGGTTGAAATAACCGGTATTTCTAAAAGTTTATTTTTACTAGCTTTATGGTTTGTTTATTTCATTATTGGGCTTTCGGGAGTCATAGTTGAAATGCTAGTAGCATTAATCATTGGTCAAAAAGATTTTTTAGACGTTTTATCTAGTTTAGATTGAGGACTATTTATTGTCGGGATTGTTTTAACAATTTTTACATCAATTGCAATTTCTTCATTTATTGGAGGAATTATGTCAAGCGATGGGGCAGCGCAAGGTGTTATTATGATGCTTTATTTCTTTTCGATTTTTATGTCGGGAATCATGTTACCTCCAGCAATCATTGAAGGGCAAGTTGTTACAAGAATAATATCATTTATTCTTCCACATAAATATGCTGTTTATCCATTGCTATATGCACAAAATTCTGTTGGATTGCAATCATTCCACGAGGTTTGAGTGCCAATTCTTATCTCGATTGGAATTATAATTAGTTTCTTTGTTGTTACATCATTTACATTCAAATGATCATCGAAAAAATAG
- the fba gene encoding class II fructose-1,6-bisphosphate aldolase has product MTRIYHNKLVNAKAMIQEAYKNKYAIGHFNINNLEWTKSILEAAQASKTPVILGTSEGAIKYMGGVKVVVGMVNGLLDSLNITVPVALHLDHGQSVEVAKECILAGYSSIMFDGSHLPYEENLAKTKEVVAFAAQHEVSVEAEIGSVGGEEDGVVGAGELGDPKEAAEFADLGIDMLAAGIGNIHGKYPEWWKSLSFETLEVLQNAAKMPMVLHGGSGIPKEQVMKAISLGISKINVNTELQLAFRDATRAYVEAKKDLDDVKKGFDPRKLLAPGTQALKDTFLELTSWFGCQGKAN; this is encoded by the coding sequence ATGACTAGAATTTATCACAACAAATTAGTTAATGCTAAAGCGATGATTCAAGAAGCATACAAAAACAAATATGCAATTGGGCATTTTAACATTAATAACTTAGAATGAACTAAATCAATCTTAGAAGCAGCTCAAGCTTCAAAAACACCAGTTATTTTAGGGACATCAGAAGGTGCAATTAAATACATGGGTGGTGTTAAAGTGGTTGTAGGAATGGTTAACGGATTATTAGATTCATTAAACATTACTGTACCCGTAGCATTACACTTAGACCATGGACAATCAGTTGAAGTTGCTAAAGAATGCATTTTAGCAGGATACTCATCAATTATGTTTGATGGTTCACATTTACCATATGAAGAAAACTTAGCAAAAACTAAAGAAGTTGTTGCTTTTGCTGCTCAACATGAAGTTTCAGTTGAAGCTGAAATTGGTTCAGTTGGTGGAGAAGAAGACGGAGTAGTTGGAGCAGGTGAATTGGGTGATCCTAAAGAAGCTGCTGAATTTGCAGATTTAGGAATCGACATGTTAGCTGCAGGAATCGGTAACATTCATGGAAAATACCCAGAATGATGAAAATCATTATCATTTGAAACTTTAGAAGTATTACAAAACGCTGCTAAAATGCCGATGGTATTACACGGTGGATCAGGAATTCCTAAAGAACAAGTTATGAAAGCTATTTCATTAGGAATTTCAAAAATTAATGTTAACACTGAATTACAATTAGCTTTCCGTGATGCAACAAGAGCATACGTTGAAGCTAAAAAAGATTTAGATGATGTTAAAAAAGGCTTTGATCCTCGTAAATTATTGGCTCCAGGAACTCAAGCATTGAAAGATACATTCTTAGAATTAACTTCATGATTTGGTTGTCAAGGTAAAGCAAATTAA
- the guaA gene encoding glutamine-hydrolyzing GMP synthase, translated as MKQTQIVILDFGSQYTQLLARRIREMNVLAEVIGFHHTKAELQAKYPNLKGIILSGGPASVYEEENYTIDPNLLDGQIPVLGICYGLQLITHLHNGKVEPAAKQEFGKAQLFLDVPSNKLFKNVPDGKLVWMSHADHISVLPKNYIQTAHSDNSVAAIKHNEFEIYGIQFHAETTHSEFGEQMIKNFVFDIVQAQKDWYINKFIDSAIAEIKNKVGNDKVILGLSGGVDSSVAATLISKAIGKQLICIFVDTGLLRQNEGLQVMETYTKNFDMKIKMVDASAKFYKALKGIEEPETKRKLIGKLFIDVFTEEARKLSGDAKWLAQGTIYPDVIESSKEGHVSKTIKSHHNVGGLPEDLGFELLEPLRDLFKDEVRNVGRELGIPSLMIDRHPFPGPGLGIRVIGEVTKEKCDILRKADAIFINALRENNLYNKVSQAHVVLLPIKTVGVMGDNRTYEFVVGLRAVNTIDFMTATSSHLPWEFLDSVVNKIINEVKGVNRVVYDITSKPPGTIEWE; from the coding sequence ATGAAACAAACACAAATCGTCATTTTAGATTTTGGGAGTCAATACACCCAACTTTTAGCTCGTCGAATTAGAGAAATGAACGTTTTAGCAGAAGTGATTGGGTTTCATCACACTAAAGCAGAATTACAAGCAAAATACCCGAATTTAAAAGGGATTATTCTATCGGGAGGACCAGCCTCTGTTTACGAAGAAGAAAATTATACAATTGACCCTAATCTTTTGGATGGACAAATTCCTGTTTTAGGAATTTGTTATGGATTACAATTAATAACTCATTTACATAACGGTAAAGTTGAACCAGCTGCCAAACAAGAATTTGGAAAGGCTCAATTATTTTTAGATGTCCCTTCAAATAAACTATTTAAAAATGTTCCTGATGGTAAATTAGTTTGAATGAGTCACGCTGATCATATCAGTGTCTTGCCTAAAAATTATATTCAAACAGCTCACTCAGATAATTCAGTAGCAGCAATAAAGCATAATGAATTTGAAATTTACGGAATTCAATTTCATGCTGAAACTACTCACAGTGAATTTGGTGAACAAATGATTAAAAACTTTGTTTTTGATATTGTTCAAGCACAAAAAGATTGATACATTAACAAATTTATTGATAGTGCCATTGCTGAAATTAAAAATAAAGTAGGTAATGACAAAGTGATTTTAGGATTGTCAGGAGGAGTAGATTCTTCTGTTGCAGCAACGCTAATTTCTAAAGCGATTGGTAAACAATTGATTTGTATTTTTGTTGACACAGGTTTGTTAAGACAAAATGAAGGTTTACAAGTTATGGAAACTTATACAAAAAATTTTGATATGAAGATCAAAATGGTTGATGCTTCTGCTAAGTTTTATAAAGCATTAAAAGGTATTGAAGAACCAGAAACAAAACGTAAACTAATTGGAAAATTATTTATTGATGTCTTTACAGAAGAGGCTCGCAAATTATCCGGTGATGCCAAGTGATTGGCGCAAGGAACAATTTATCCTGATGTTATTGAATCTTCAAAAGAAGGACATGTATCCAAAACTATTAAATCACACCACAATGTTGGGGGATTACCGGAGGATCTTGGCTTCGAACTTTTAGAACCACTTAGGGATTTATTTAAAGACGAAGTTAGAAATGTTGGGCGTGAATTGGGAATTCCTTCATTGATGATTGATCGCCATCCTTTCCCAGGGCCAGGTCTTGGAATTAGAGTTATTGGTGAAGTTACAAAAGAAAAATGTGATATTTTACGTAAAGCTGATGCTATTTTTATCAATGCCTTAAGAGAAAATAACTTATATAATAAAGTATCACAAGCACATGTTGTTTTACTCCCGATTAAAACAGTGGGGGTTATGGGTGATAATCGTACTTATGAATTTGTGGTTGGATTAAGAGCTGTTAATACTATTGATTTTATGACAGCAACATCATCACATTTACCATGAGAATTTTTGGATTCAGTAGTCAATAAAATTATTAATGAAGTAAAAGGTGTTAACCGAGTTGTTTATGATATAACTTCTAAACCACCAGGAACAATAGAATGGGAGTAG
- the guaB gene encoding IMP dehydrogenase, protein MNSDNLNGKLIGDGLTFDDVLLVPAKSEILPNEVNLKTKLTNTINLNIPLISAAMDTVTESKMAIALATIGGVGVIHKNLSIDSQIKEVKKVKLAKIKKVLDFEPVLDNQGRLLVGAAVSTSADTIHRVEKLVEAEVDFIVLDSAHGHSKGIIETIKKIREQFSTLQIVAGNIATEAAAKDLVKAGANCLKVGIGPGSICTTRVVAGIGVPQITAISNVYRYCEQNKIPFIADGGIKYSGDIVKAIGAGANVVMLGSIFAGTDETPGDVIALNGQEFKRYVGMGSMAAMERGSADRYFQKGNKKLVPEGIESIVPAKGPVSEIVFQLLGGLRSGMGYTGCADIETLRKEGKFIKITAAGLIESHPHDVKIDKSAPNYKIND, encoded by the coding sequence ATGAATAGTGATAATTTGAACGGAAAATTAATTGGTGATGGTTTAACTTTTGATGATGTTTTATTAGTGCCAGCTAAAAGTGAAATTTTACCAAATGAAGTTAATTTAAAAACGAAATTAACTAATACTATCAATTTGAATATTCCTTTAATTAGTGCAGCTATGGATACTGTTACAGAATCAAAAATGGCAATTGCATTAGCAACAATTGGTGGAGTTGGAGTCATTCATAAGAACCTATCAATTGATTCACAGATTAAAGAAGTTAAAAAAGTTAAGTTAGCCAAAATTAAAAAAGTTTTAGATTTTGAACCAGTTTTAGATAATCAAGGTAGACTACTTGTTGGTGCAGCTGTTTCAACTAGCGCCGATACTATTCACAGAGTTGAAAAATTGGTTGAGGCTGAAGTGGATTTTATTGTTTTAGATTCTGCTCATGGTCATTCAAAAGGTATTATTGAAACAATTAAAAAAATTAGAGAACAATTCTCAACATTACAAATTGTTGCAGGGAATATTGCAACTGAAGCAGCAGCTAAAGATTTAGTAAAAGCAGGTGCCAACTGTTTAAAAGTTGGAATTGGACCTGGTTCAATTTGTACCACACGAGTTGTTGCAGGTATTGGAGTTCCTCAAATAACTGCTATTTCTAATGTTTATCGTTATTGCGAGCAAAATAAGATTCCTTTTATTGCAGATGGAGGAATTAAATATTCTGGAGATATCGTTAAAGCAATCGGAGCAGGAGCAAACGTTGTTATGTTAGGTTCAATTTTTGCAGGAACTGATGAAACTCCAGGAGATGTGATTGCTTTAAATGGTCAAGAGTTTAAACGCTATGTAGGAATGGGATCAATGGCCGCAATGGAACGAGGCAGTGCTGATCGTTATTTTCAAAAGGGTAATAAAAAATTAGTTCCTGAAGGAATTGAATCGATTGTTCCCGCTAAAGGACCTGTTAGTGAAATTGTTTTTCAATTACTTGGAGGACTAAGATCAGGAATGGGTTATACTGGATGTGCTGATATTGAAACTTTAAGAAAAGAAGGTAAATTTATCAAAATAACAGCAGCAGGATTAATTGAATCTCATCCTCATGATGTCAAAATTGATAAATCAGCTCCAAACTACAAAATTAACGACTAA
- the rpmE gene encoding 50S ribosomal protein L31 — protein MPKKDIHPKYFNEAKFVCTTCGNEFACGTVKGEEVRIDVCSNCHHFYTGNQQFANNQGRVEQFKSKFARKDEIKANVEKASAEQKAANAKNKK, from the coding sequence ATGCCAAAAAAAGATATTCATCCAAAATACTTCAACGAAGCTAAATTTGTATGTACAACATGTGGTAATGAATTCGCTTGTGGAACTGTAAAAGGGGAAGAAGTTAGAATTGATGTTTGCTCAAATTGTCACCATTTTTATACTGGGAATCAACAATTTGCAAACAATCAAGGTCGTGTTGAACAATTTAAATCTAAATTCGCAAGAAAAGATGAAATCAAAGCTAACGTTGAAAAAGCATCAGCTGAACAAAAAGCAGCAAATGCTAAAAACAAAAAATAG